The following proteins are co-located in the Eubalaena glacialis isolate mEubGla1 chromosome 14, mEubGla1.1.hap2.+ XY, whole genome shotgun sequence genome:
- the LOC133074656 gene encoding mitochondrial import inner membrane translocase subunit Tim8 A, protein MESSSSSSAAGLGSVDPQLQHFIEVETQKQRFQQLVHQMTELCWEKCMDKPGPKLDSRAEACFVNCVERFIDTSQFILNRLEQTQKSKPVFSESLSD, encoded by the coding sequence ATGGAGTCCTCCTCGTCTTCCTCCGCAGCGGGTTTGGGCTCGGTCGACCCGCAGCTGCAGCATTTCATCGAGGTAGAGACTCAGAAGCAGCGCTTCCAGCAGCTGGTGCACCAGATGACGGAACTTTGTTGGGAAAAGTGCATGGACAAGCCTGGGCCAAAGTTGGACAGTCGGGCTGAGGCCTGTTTTGTGAACTGCGTTGAGCGCTTCATTGATACAAGCCAATTCATCTTGAATCGACTGGAACAGACCCAGAAATCCAAGCCAGTCTTCTCAGAAAGCCTTTCTGACTGA